One genomic segment of Pseudomonas sp. RU47 includes these proteins:
- the crcB gene encoding fluoride efflux transporter CrcB, with product MLPLIVAVSVGGVAGTLLRFATGNWVNANWPRHFYTATLAVNIVGCLLIGVLYGLFLIRPEVPIEVRAGLMVGFLGGLTTFSSFSLDTVRLLESGQVPLALGYAALSVFGGLLATWAGLSLTKL from the coding sequence GTGCTTCCATTGATTGTTGCGGTCTCCGTCGGCGGTGTCGCCGGCACCTTGTTGCGCTTCGCCACCGGCAATTGGGTCAACGCCAATTGGCCGCGGCACTTCTATACCGCGACGCTGGCCGTTAATATCGTGGGCTGTCTGTTGATTGGCGTGTTGTACGGCCTGTTTTTGATACGCCCGGAGGTGCCGATCGAGGTGCGTGCCGGGTTGATGGTCGGCTTCCTCGGGGGGCTGACGACTTTTTCATCCTTTTCACTGGATACGGTGCGCCTGCTGGAAAGCGGGCAAGTGCCGCTGGCCCTGGGCTATGCGGCACTCAGCGTATTCGGCGGGCTGCTCGCGACGTGGGCTGGCCTGTCTTTGACCAAACTTTGA
- a CDS encoding DNA translocase FtsK: MKKSTEAPKTVVPLWRQQLHYRLKEGALIAIGALCLFLMMALLTYGKDDPGWSHNSKIDDVQNFGGPAGSYSADILFMVLGYFAYIFPLLLAIKAYQIFRQRHEPWQWSGWLFSWRLIGLVFLVLSGAALAHLHFHAASGLPAGAGGALGESLGNLAKNALNIQGSTLLFIALFLFGLTVFTDLSWFKVMDITGKITLDLFELFQGALNRWWSARTERKQLVAQLREVDDRVHDVVAPTVTDKREQAKVKERLIEREQALSKHMSDREKQVPPVIAPAPAKAPEPSKRVQKEKQVPLFVDSAVEGTLPPISILDPAEKKQLNYSPESLAAVGHLLEIKLKEFGVEVTVDSIHPGPVITRYEIQPAAGVKVSRIANLAKDLARSLAVTSVRVVEVIPGKTTVGIEIPNEDRQIVRFSEVLSTPEYDNFKSPVTLALGHDIGGKPVITDLAKMPHLLVAGTTGSGKSVGVNAMILSILFKSGPEDAKLIMIDPKMLELSIYEGIPHLLCPVVTDMKDAANALRWSVAEMERRYKLMAKMGVRNLSGFNAKVKEAQDAGEPLSDPLYKRESIHDEAPLLQKLPTIVVVVDEFADMMMIVGKKVEELIARIAQKARAAGIHLILATQRPSVDVITGLIKANIPTRMAFQVSSKIDSRTIIDQGGAEQLLGHGDMLYMPPGTSLPIRVHGAFVSDDEVHRVVEAWKLRGAPEYNDDILNGVEEAGSGFEGSSGGGDGDDPEADALYDEAVQFVLESRRASISAVQRKLKIGYNRAARMIEAMEMAGVVTSMNTNGSREVLAPGPVRD; this comes from the coding sequence TTGAAGAAATCCACCGAAGCACCAAAAACAGTCGTTCCGCTCTGGCGCCAACAATTGCACTACCGGCTCAAGGAAGGTGCATTGATCGCCATTGGCGCCTTGTGCCTGTTCCTGATGATGGCTTTGCTGACCTACGGCAAGGACGATCCGGGCTGGAGCCACAACAGCAAGATCGACGACGTGCAAAATTTTGGCGGCCCGGCGGGCTCCTACAGCGCCGACATCCTGTTCATGGTGCTGGGTTATTTCGCTTATATCTTCCCGTTGCTGCTGGCGATCAAGGCCTACCAGATCTTTCGCCAGCGCCACGAGCCGTGGCAGTGGAGCGGCTGGCTGTTTTCCTGGCGCCTGATCGGTCTGGTGTTTCTGGTGCTGTCCGGCGCGGCGCTGGCACATCTGCATTTCCATGCAGCGTCGGGTCTGCCAGCGGGGGCCGGTGGCGCGTTGGGCGAAAGCCTCGGCAATCTGGCAAAGAACGCGCTGAACATTCAGGGCAGCACGCTGTTGTTCATCGCGCTATTCCTGTTCGGCCTGACGGTGTTCACCGACCTGTCGTGGTTCAAGGTGATGGACATCACCGGCAAGATCACCCTCGATCTGTTCGAGCTGTTCCAGGGCGCGCTCAATCGCTGGTGGTCGGCGCGTACCGAGCGCAAGCAACTGGTCGCGCAACTGCGTGAAGTCGACGATCGTGTGCATGACGTGGTAGCGCCGACGGTCACCGACAAACGTGAGCAGGCCAAAGTCAAAGAACGCCTGATCGAACGTGAGCAAGCCCTGAGCAAGCACATGTCCGATCGCGAGAAACAAGTTCCGCCGGTTATCGCACCGGCCCCGGCCAAGGCGCCCGAGCCAAGCAAGCGCGTGCAGAAAGAGAAACAGGTACCGTTGTTCGTCGACAGCGCCGTGGAAGGCACCTTGCCGCCGATCTCGATTCTCGATCCTGCGGAAAAGAAACAACTCAATTACTCACCGGAATCCCTGGCGGCGGTCGGCCACTTGCTGGAGATCAAGCTCAAAGAGTTCGGTGTCGAGGTCACGGTGGATTCGATCCACCCGGGCCCGGTGATTACCCGTTACGAAATTCAGCCTGCCGCCGGCGTAAAAGTCAGCCGCATCGCCAACCTGGCGAAAGACCTTGCACGCTCCCTGGCCGTGACCAGCGTGCGTGTGGTCGAGGTGATTCCGGGCAAGACCACCGTCGGTATCGAGATTCCCAACGAAGACCGGCAGATCGTGCGCTTCTCCGAGGTGCTGTCGACGCCTGAGTACGACAACTTCAAATCGCCGGTCACCCTGGCACTCGGTCACGATATCGGTGGTAAACCGGTAATCACTGACCTGGCGAAGATGCCGCACTTGCTGGTGGCCGGTACGACCGGTTCCGGTAAGTCGGTGGGTGTGAACGCGATGATCCTGTCGATCCTGTTCAAGTCCGGCCCGGAAGACGCCAAGCTGATCATGATCGACCCGAAGATGTTGGAACTGTCGATCTATGAAGGCATTCCGCACCTGCTGTGCCCGGTCGTGACCGACATGAAGGACGCTGCCAACGCCCTGCGCTGGAGCGTTGCCGAGATGGAGCGCCGTTACAAGCTGATGGCGAAGATGGGCGTGCGTAACCTGTCCGGCTTCAACGCCAAGGTCAAGGAGGCCCAGGACGCCGGCGAGCCGTTGAGCGATCCGCTGTACAAGCGTGAAAGCATTCACGACGAAGCACCATTGCTGCAAAAGCTGCCGACCATCGTTGTAGTGGTCGACGAATTCGCTGACATGATGATGATTGTCGGCAAGAAGGTTGAAGAACTGATCGCCCGTATCGCCCAGAAGGCCCGTGCGGCCGGTATTCACTTGATCCTCGCGACCCAGCGGCCTTCGGTGGACGTGATCACCGGTCTGATCAAGGCCAACATTCCGACGCGTATGGCGTTCCAGGTGTCGAGCAAGATCGACTCCCGCACCATCATCGATCAGGGTGGTGCTGAACAACTGCTCGGCCACGGTGACATGCTTTACATGCCACCGGGCACCAGCCTGCCGATCCGGGTTCACGGCGCGTTCGTATCCGACGATGAAGTACACCGTGTGGTCGAAGCGTGGAAACTGCGCGGCGCGCCGGAATACAACGATGACATCCTCAACGGTGTCGAAGAAGCCGGCAGCGGTTTTGAGGGCAGCAGCGGTGGCGGCGATGGCGATGATCCGGAAGCCGACGCGCTGTATGACGAAGCCGTACAGTTCGTACTCGAAAGCCGTCGTGCCTCTATTTCCGCTGTACAGCGCAAGCTGAAGATCGGCTACAACCGTGCCGCACGGATGATCGAAGCCATGGAAATGGCCGGGGTCGTCACCTCGATGAACACCAACGGTTCCCGTGAAGTCCTGGCCCCGGGCCCGGTACGCGACTGA
- the lolA gene encoding outer membrane lipoprotein chaperone LolA: MRLIRMLLPVLALTTLTAHADDKDVARLTQLLETSKTLSANFSQLTLDGSGTQLQETTGNMTLQRPGLFYWHTNAPAEQTMVSDGKKVTLWDPDLEQATIKKLDERLTQTPALLLSGDVSKISQSFDISAKEAGGVIDFTLKPKTKDTLFDNLRLSFRNGLLNDMQLIDSVGQRTNILFTGVKANEPVSPSKFKFDIPKGADVIQE; this comes from the coding sequence ATGCGTCTTATCCGCATGCTGCTGCCAGTACTGGCGCTGACCACTCTCACGGCCCACGCCGATGACAAGGACGTGGCGCGTCTGACCCAATTGCTGGAAACATCCAAGACCCTGAGCGCGAACTTCTCGCAGCTGACCCTCGACGGCAGCGGCACGCAGTTGCAGGAAACCACTGGCAACATGACCCTGCAGCGTCCGGGCCTGTTCTACTGGCACACCAACGCGCCGGCCGAGCAGACCATGGTCTCCGACGGCAAGAAAGTCACCCTGTGGGACCCGGATCTGGAACAGGCGACCATCAAGAAACTCGACGAGCGCCTGACCCAGACCCCGGCACTGCTGCTGTCCGGTGATGTGTCGAAGATCAGCCAGAGCTTCGACATCAGCGCGAAAGAGGCGGGCGGCGTGATCGACTTCACCCTCAAGCCGAAAACCAAGGACACCCTGTTCGACAACCTGCGTCTGTCGTTCCGCAACGGTCTGCTTAACGATATGCAGCTGATCGACAGCGTCGGCCAGCGCACCAACATCCTGTTTACCGGGGTCAAGGCCAACGAGCCGGTGTCGCCGTCCAAGTTCAAGTTCGACATCCCCAAGGGTGCTGACGTGATCCAGGAATAA
- the aat gene encoding leucyl/phenylalanyl-tRNA--protein transferase, whose product MLTWLQRNSLTFPPLEKAMRDPNGLLAAGGDLSADRLIQAYRHGCFPWFSEGQPILWWSPDPRTVLFPDELHVSRSLGKLLRQERYQVTFDQDFVAVIRACAAPRDYADGTWITEAMQDAYVELHRRGFAHSVEVWDQGELVGGLYGLAMGQLFFGESMFSRADNASKFGFATLVRHLQDSGFVLIDCQMPTDHLHSLGARAIPRQQFADFLANHLDQPNRATWVC is encoded by the coding sequence ATGCTGACTTGGTTACAACGTAATTCACTGACTTTTCCACCGCTGGAAAAGGCCATGCGCGACCCCAACGGATTGCTCGCCGCTGGTGGCGATCTGTCGGCCGACCGGCTGATTCAAGCGTATCGCCATGGCTGCTTTCCGTGGTTTTCCGAGGGCCAGCCAATTCTCTGGTGGTCGCCGGATCCGCGCACGGTGTTGTTTCCCGACGAACTGCATGTTTCGCGCAGCCTCGGCAAATTACTGCGCCAGGAACGCTATCAAGTGACCTTCGATCAGGACTTCGTTGCGGTAATCCGCGCCTGCGCCGCACCACGGGATTATGCCGACGGCACCTGGATCACCGAGGCGATGCAGGACGCCTATGTCGAACTGCATCGTCGCGGCTTCGCCCATTCGGTGGAGGTCTGGGACCAGGGAGAGCTGGTCGGCGGCCTGTATGGCCTGGCGATGGGCCAACTGTTTTTCGGCGAATCGATGTTCAGCCGCGCCGACAACGCCTCCAAATTCGGCTTTGCCACCCTGGTGCGCCATCTGCAAGACTCGGGATTCGTGCTGATCGATTGCCAGATGCCGACCGATCATCTGCACAGCCTCGGCGCGCGGGCGATTCCTCGTCAGCAATTCGCCGACTTTCTGGCAAATCACCTGGATCAACCCAATCGTGCCACCTGGGTTTGCTGA
- a CDS encoding glutathione S-transferase family protein, with product MGLLVDGRWQDKWYESSKDGAFQREQAKRRNWVTADGQPGPSGEGGFAAEAGRYHLYVSLACPWAHRTLILRKLKGLESLIDVSVVSWLMLENGWTFDTALGSTGDKLDGFDFMHQRYTADTADYTGRVTVPVLWDKKLKRIVSNESAEIIRMFNSAFDNLTGNDLDFYPAPLRAEIDALNDRIYPAVNNGVYRAGFATSQQAYEEAFDEVFAELDHLERVLGANRYLSGEYLTEADIRLFTTMIRFDAVYHGHFKCNLRRIADYPNLSNWLREVYQLPGIAETVDFQHIKNHYYGSHKTINPTGVVPKGPEQDFTAAHDRARLSGKGVWRRG from the coding sequence ATGGGTTTACTCGTCGATGGCCGCTGGCAGGACAAGTGGTACGAAAGCAGCAAGGACGGCGCGTTTCAGCGCGAACAGGCCAAACGCCGTAACTGGGTCACCGCCGATGGCCAGCCCGGCCCGAGCGGCGAAGGCGGTTTTGCCGCTGAAGCCGGGCGCTACCACCTCTACGTTTCGCTAGCCTGTCCGTGGGCGCACCGCACGCTGATCCTACGCAAGCTCAAAGGTCTGGAAAGTCTGATCGACGTTTCGGTGGTCAGTTGGCTGATGCTGGAAAACGGCTGGACCTTCGACACGGCGCTCGGCTCAACCGGCGACAAGCTCGACGGCTTCGACTTCATGCACCAGCGCTATACCGCCGACACGGCCGATTACACCGGCCGCGTTACTGTGCCGGTGCTGTGGGACAAAAAACTGAAGCGCATCGTCAGCAATGAATCAGCGGAAATCATCCGCATGTTCAACAGCGCGTTCGATAATCTGACCGGCAACGATCTGGATTTCTACCCGGCGCCCTTACGCGCTGAAATCGACGCGTTGAACGATCGAATCTATCCGGCCGTGAACAACGGCGTGTACCGCGCTGGTTTCGCTACGTCGCAACAGGCTTACGAAGAAGCGTTCGATGAGGTGTTTGCCGAGCTGGATCATCTGGAGCGGGTGCTGGGCGCCAATCGCTACTTGTCGGGTGAGTACCTGACCGAAGCCGATATCCGCTTGTTCACTACAATGATTCGGTTTGACGCGGTGTATCACGGGCACTTCAAGTGCAACCTGCGGCGAATTGCCGATTACCCGAATCTGTCGAACTGGCTTCGTGAGGTGTATCAGTTGCCGGGGATTGCCGAGACGGTGGATTTCCAGCACATCAAGAATCACTACTACGGCAGTCACAAGACGATCAATCCGACGGGGGTTGTGCCGAAGGGGCCGGAGCAGGATTTCACAGCGGCCCATGATCGGGCGCGGTTGAGCGGCAAAGGGGTTTGGCGCCGGGGCTGA
- a CDS encoding arginyltransferase, producing MTELARLKFYATQPHSCSYLPEEQATTLFLDPSQPMDVHVYADLSEMGFRRSGDHLYRPHCQNCNACVPARIPVAQFTPNRQQKRIFKRNTDLQVRPAKPQFSEEYFDLYQRYIEQRHADGDMYPPSRDQFSTFLVRDLPFSRFYEFRLDGRLLAVAVTDLLPNGLSAVYTFYEPDEERRSLGRFAILWQIAEAQRLGLEAVYLGYWIKNCKKMNYKTQYRPIELLINQRWVILN from the coding sequence ATGACCGAGTTGGCGCGTTTGAAGTTCTATGCCACTCAGCCTCACTCTTGCAGTTATCTGCCCGAGGAGCAGGCCACGACCCTGTTTCTCGATCCGAGTCAGCCCATGGATGTGCATGTCTACGCAGACCTGTCGGAAATGGGCTTTCGTCGCAGCGGCGATCATCTGTACCGCCCGCATTGCCAGAACTGCAATGCGTGCGTGCCTGCGCGCATCCCGGTAGCGCAGTTCACACCCAATCGCCAGCAGAAGCGGATCTTCAAACGCAATACGGATTTGCAGGTGCGCCCGGCCAAACCGCAATTCAGTGAAGAATATTTCGATCTGTACCAGCGCTACATCGAACAACGCCACGCTGACGGCGACATGTACCCGCCAAGCCGTGATCAATTCTCGACTTTTCTGGTACGTGATCTGCCCTTCTCGCGCTTTTACGAGTTCCGACTCGACGGACGGTTGCTCGCCGTGGCGGTGACCGATTTACTGCCGAACGGTTTGTCGGCGGTATACACCTTCTACGAACCCGACGAAGAGCGCCGTAGTCTTGGCCGATTTGCCATTCTCTGGCAAATCGCCGAGGCACAGCGCCTCGGGCTTGAGGCGGTGTACCTCGGGTACTGGATCAAGAACTGCAAAAAGATGAACTACAAGACGCAATACCGACCCATCGAATTGCTGATTAATCAGCGCTGGGTCATCCTCAACTAA
- the serS gene encoding serine--tRNA ligase, translating into MLDSKLLRSNLQDVADRLASRGFALDTARIEALEEQRKTVQTRTEALQAERNARSKSIGQAKQRGEDIAPLMADVERMAGELSAGKVELDAIQTELDSILLGIPNLPHESVPVGKDEDDNVEVRRWGTPTAFDFEVKDHVALGEKFGWLDFEAAAKLSGARFALLRGPIARLHRALAQFMINLHVNEHGYEEAYTPYLVQAPALQGTGQLPKFEEDLFKIAREGEADLYLIPTAEVSLTNIVAGEIVDSKLLPIKFVAHTPCFRSEAGASGRDTRGMIRQHQFDKVEMVQIVEPSSSMEALEGLTANAEKVLQLLGLPYRTLALCTGDMGFSAVKTYDLEVWIPSQDKYREISSCSNCGDFQARRMQARFRNPETGKPELVHTLNGSGLAVGRTLVAVLENYQQADGSIRVPDVLKPYMGGLEVIG; encoded by the coding sequence ATGCTCGATTCCAAACTGTTACGTAGCAACCTTCAGGACGTAGCGGACCGCCTGGCTTCCCGTGGCTTTGCCCTGGATACCGCGCGCATCGAAGCGCTGGAAGAACAGCGCAAGACCGTCCAGACCCGCACCGAAGCACTGCAGGCTGAGCGTAACGCGCGTTCCAAGTCCATCGGTCAGGCCAAGCAGCGCGGCGAAGACATCGCGCCGTTGATGGCGGACGTCGAGCGCATGGCGGGCGAACTGAGCGCCGGTAAAGTCGAACTGGACGCGATCCAGACCGAACTGGATTCGATCCTGCTCGGCATCCCGAACCTGCCACACGAATCCGTGCCGGTCGGCAAAGACGAAGACGACAACGTCGAAGTGCGCCGTTGGGGCACGCCGACTGCATTCGATTTCGAAGTGAAAGACCACGTGGCGCTGGGCGAGAAGTTCGGCTGGCTGGACTTTGAAGCCGCCGCCAAACTGTCCGGCGCGCGTTTCGCCCTGTTGCGTGGCCCGATCGCCCGTCTGCACCGCGCACTGGCACAGTTCATGATCAACCTGCACGTCAACGAGCACGGCTACGAAGAGGCCTACACGCCTTATCTGGTTCAGGCCCCGGCGCTGCAAGGCACCGGTCAACTGCCGAAGTTCGAAGAAGACCTGTTCAAGATCGCTCGCGAAGGCGAAGCCGATCTGTACTTGATCCCGACTGCCGAAGTGTCGCTGACCAACATCGTTGCCGGCGAAATCGTCGACTCGAAACTGCTGCCGATCAAGTTCGTTGCCCATACTCCGTGCTTCCGCAGTGAAGCCGGCGCATCGGGTCGTGACACTCGCGGCATGATTCGTCAGCACCAGTTCGACAAGGTTGAAATGGTGCAGATCGTTGAGCCGTCGAGCTCGATGGAAGCGCTGGAAGGCCTGACCGCCAACGCCGAAAAAGTCCTGCAACTGCTCGGCCTGCCTTACCGCACGCTGGCGCTGTGCACCGGCGACATGGGCTTCAGCGCAGTCAAGACTTATGACCTCGAAGTGTGGATCCCGAGCCAGGACAAGTACCGCGAAATCTCGTCGTGCTCGAACTGCGGCGACTTCCAGGCCCGTCGTATGCAAGCGCGTTTCCGCAACCCGGAAACCGGCAAGCCTGAGTTGGTGCACACCTTGAACGGTTCCGGTCTGGCGGTTGGCCGTACTCTGGTGGCCGTGCTGGAAAACTACCAGCAGGCCGACGGTTCGATCCGTGTGCCGGACGTGCTGAAGCCGTACATGGGTGGCCTTGAGGTCATCGGCTAA
- the cysG gene encoding siroheme synthase CysG: MKYLPLFHNLRGSRVLVVGGGEIALRKSRLLADAGALLRVVAPEIETQLRELVTASGGECLLRGYVEADLDGCGLIIAATDDETLNAQVSTDAHKRCVPVNVVDAPALCSVIFPAIVDRSPLIIAVSSGGDAPVLARLIRAKIETWIPSTYGQLAGLAARFRNQVKSLFPDVQQRRGFWEDVFQGPIADRQLAGQGAEAERLLQAKIDGEAMVTTGEVYLVGAGPGDPDLLTFKALRLMQQADVVLYDRLVAPAILELCRRDAERVYVGKRRSDHAVPQDQINQQLVDLAKAGKRVVRLKGGDPFIFGRGGEEIEELAAHGIPFQVVPGITAASGCAAYAGIPLTHRDYAQSVRFVTGHLKDGSTDLPWADLVAPAQTLVFYMGLVGLPVICEQLIKHGRSADTPAALIQQGTTVNQRVFTGTLADLPRLVAEHEVHAPTLVIVGEVVQLREKLAWFEGAQAQV; encoded by the coding sequence ATGAAATATCTGCCGCTGTTTCACAACCTGCGCGGCAGTCGTGTGTTGGTCGTCGGTGGGGGGGAAATTGCCTTGCGCAAATCCCGTCTGCTGGCCGATGCCGGTGCGCTACTGCGGGTGGTCGCACCTGAAATCGAAACGCAACTGCGTGAACTGGTTACTGCCTCTGGCGGTGAATGCCTGTTGCGCGGTTACGTTGAGGCGGATCTGGACGGTTGCGGGCTGATCATTGCCGCCACCGACGATGAGACGCTGAACGCACAAGTTTCCACCGATGCTCACAAGCGCTGCGTGCCGGTCAACGTGGTCGATGCGCCTGCCTTGTGCAGCGTGATCTTCCCGGCGATCGTCGATCGCTCGCCGCTGATCATTGCCGTGTCCAGCGGCGGCGATGCGCCGGTGCTGGCGCGGTTGATTCGCGCCAAGATCGAAACCTGGATTCCGTCGACTTACGGTCAGTTGGCCGGACTCGCCGCGCGTTTCCGCAATCAGGTGAAAAGCCTGTTTCCGGATGTGCAGCAGCGTCGTGGTTTCTGGGAAGACGTGTTTCAGGGGCCGATTGCCGATCGCCAACTGGCCGGACAGGGCGCCGAGGCCGAGCGTCTGCTGCAAGCCAAGATCGATGGCGAAGCAATGGTCACGACTGGCGAGGTGTATCTGGTTGGCGCCGGTCCGGGCGATCCGGATCTGCTGACCTTCAAGGCTTTGCGCTTGATGCAGCAAGCCGACGTGGTGCTCTACGACCGTTTGGTTGCACCTGCGATTCTTGAGCTGTGTCGTCGTGATGCCGAGCGGGTCTACGTTGGCAAGCGTCGGTCTGATCACGCCGTGCCGCAGGATCAGATCAACCAGCAACTGGTCGATCTGGCCAAGGCCGGCAAGCGCGTGGTGCGGTTGAAGGGCGGCGATCCGTTCATCTTCGGCCGTGGCGGCGAAGAAATCGAAGAGCTGGCCGCTCATGGCATTCCCTTTCAGGTCGTGCCAGGTATCACAGCGGCCAGCGGTTGTGCGGCGTATGCCGGGATTCCGTTGACCCATCGTGATTACGCGCAGTCGGTGCGTTTTGTCACCGGGCATTTGAAGGACGGTTCCACCGATCTGCCATGGGCCGACCTTGTCGCCCCGGCGCAGACGCTGGTGTTCTATATGGGTCTGGTCGGCTTGCCGGTCATTTGCGAACAACTGATCAAACATGGTCGTTCAGCGGATACCCCGGCGGCGTTGATTCAGCAGGGTACGACGGTCAATCAGCGGGTCTTTACCGGCACGCTGGCCGATCTGCCACGATTGGTGGCGGAGCATGAAGTGCATGCGCCGACACTGGTGATCGTTGGTGAAGTGGTGCAACTGCGCGAGAAGCTGGCTTGGTTCGAAGGGGCTCAGGCGCAAGTCTGA
- the trxB gene encoding thioredoxin-disulfide reductase: MNVAKHSRLIILGSGPAGYSAAVYAARANLKPVVITGLQAGGQLTTTVEVDNWPGDVEGLTGPVLMERMQKHAERFATEIVYDHIHTAKLQQRPFELVGDSGTYTCDALIIATGASAQYLGLPSEEAFAGKGVSACATCDGFFYRNQVVAVVGGGNTAVEEALYLSNIAKEVHLIHRRDKLRSEKILQDKLFEKAANGNVRLHWNQNLDEVLGDASGVTGARLRDSHTGETRELALAGVFIAIGHKPNTDLFQGQLSMRDGYLQVKGGSDGDATSTGIPGVFAAGDVADHVYRQAVTSAGAGCMAALDAEKYLDDIPVI, translated from the coding sequence ATGAACGTAGCGAAGCATTCACGCCTGATCATCCTCGGCTCCGGCCCGGCCGGTTACAGCGCTGCCGTGTATGCCGCCCGCGCCAACCTCAAACCCGTGGTGATTACCGGCCTGCAGGCCGGTGGCCAGCTCACCACCACCGTCGAGGTCGACAACTGGCCCGGCGACGTCGAAGGCCTCACTGGCCCGGTGTTGATGGAGCGCATGCAGAAGCACGCCGAACGCTTTGCCACAGAGATCGTTTACGACCACATCCACACCGCCAAGTTGCAGCAGCGCCCGTTCGAGCTTGTCGGTGACAGCGGCACTTACACCTGCGATGCGCTGATCATCGCCACCGGCGCCTCGGCGCAATACCTGGGGCTGCCTTCGGAAGAAGCCTTCGCCGGCAAAGGGGTTTCTGCCTGCGCGACCTGTGACGGCTTTTTCTATCGCAATCAGGTGGTCGCCGTGGTCGGCGGCGGCAATACGGCGGTTGAGGAAGCACTGTACCTGTCGAACATCGCCAAGGAGGTGCACCTGATCCATCGCCGCGACAAACTGCGTTCGGAGAAAATCCTCCAGGACAAACTGTTCGAGAAAGCCGCCAACGGCAACGTGCGCCTGCACTGGAATCAGAATCTCGACGAAGTGCTGGGCGATGCCAGCGGCGTCACCGGTGCGCGACTGCGTGACAGCCATACCGGCGAAACCCGCGAACTGGCACTGGCCGGCGTCTTCATCGCCATTGGCCACAAACCCAACACCGACCTGTTTCAAGGCCAGTTGTCGATGCGCGACGGCTATTTGCAGGTCAAGGGCGGCAGTGACGGCGACGCGACCTCCACCGGGATTCCCGGGGTGTTTGCCGCCGGCGACGTGGCCGACCACGTTTATCGTCAGGCGGTGACGTCGGCAGGCGCCGGCTGCATGGCCGCGCTCGATGCCGAGAAGTATCTGGACGACATTCCTGTCATTTAA
- a CDS encoding replication-associated recombination protein A gives MDLFRSAPIAQPLAARLRATNLDEYVGQEHVLARGKPLREALEQGALHSMIFWGPPGVGKTTLARLLAEVSDAHFETVSAVLAGVKEIRQAVEIAKQQAGQYGKRTILFVDEVHRFNKSQQDAFLPYVEDGTLIFIGATTENPSFELNNALLSRARVYVLKSLDEAALRKLVHRALTEERGLGKRNLTLNDEGFQMLLSAADGDGRRLLNLLENASDLAEDNSEIGTELLQSLLGDTRRRFDKGGEAFYDQISALHKSVRGSNPDGALYWFARMIDGGCDPLYLARRVVRMASEDIGNADPRALSLCLAAWEVQERLGSPEGELAVAQAITYLACAPKSNAVYMGFKTALRAAAENGSLEVPLHLRNAPTKLMKQLGYGDEYRYAHDEPDAYAAGEDYFPEELEPIPFYQPVPRGLELKIGEKLNHLAQLDRLSPRQRRK, from the coding sequence ATGGATCTGTTTCGCAGTGCACCGATTGCCCAGCCACTGGCCGCGCGTTTGCGTGCGACCAATCTGGATGAGTACGTCGGTCAGGAGCACGTGCTCGCTCGCGGCAAGCCTCTGCGTGAGGCGCTGGAGCAGGGTGCACTGCATTCGATGATCTTCTGGGGCCCGCCGGGCGTGGGTAAAACCACCCTTGCACGATTGCTCGCGGAAGTCTCCGATGCGCACTTCGAAACGGTCTCGGCGGTGCTCGCCGGGGTCAAGGAGATCCGTCAGGCCGTTGAAATCGCCAAGCAGCAGGCCGGCCAGTACGGCAAGCGCACGATTCTGTTCGTCGATGAAGTGCACCGTTTCAACAAATCCCAGCAGGACGCGTTCCTGCCGTACGTTGAAGACGGCACGCTGATCTTCATCGGCGCCACCACCGAAAACCCTTCGTTCGAGCTCAACAACGCTCTGTTGTCGCGGGCCCGCGTCTACGTGCTGAAAAGCCTCGACGAAGCGGCGCTGCGCAAACTGGTGCATCGTGCACTCACTGAAGAGCGTGGGCTGGGCAAGCGCAACCTGACGCTTAACGACGAAGGCTTCCAAATGCTGCTGTCCGCCGCCGATGGCGATGGCCGACGTCTGCTCAATCTGCTGGAAAACGCCTCCGATCTGGCTGAAGACAACAGCGAAATCGGCACCGAGCTGCTGCAAAGCCTGCTCGGCGATACTCGTCGACGTTTCGACAAGGGTGGCGAAGCGTTCTACGACCAGATCTCGGCGCTGCACAAATCGGTACGCGGCTCCAACCCCGACGGCGCGCTGTACTGGTTTGCGCGGATGATCGACGGTGGTTGCGATCCGCTGTACCTGGCCCGCCGTGTGGTGCGCATGGCCAGTGAAGACATCGGCAACGCCGACCCGCGCGCCCTCAGCCTGTGCCTCGCGGCGTGGGAGGTGCAGGAGCGCCTCGGCAGTCCGGAAGGCGAGTTGGCCGTGGCCCAGGCCATCACTTATCTGGCCTGCGCGCCGAAGAGCAATGCGGTGTACATGGGCTTCAAAACCGCTCTGCGTGCCGCTGCTGAAAACGGCTCGCTGGAAGTACCCCTGCACCTGCGCAACGCGCCGACCAAACTGATGAAGCAATTGGGCTACGGTGACGAATACCGCTACGCCCATGATGAGCCGGACGCTTACGCCGCCGGCGAAGACTATTTCCCGGAAGAGCTCGAACCGATTCCGTTCTACCAACCGGTGCCGCGCGGCCTGGAATTGAAGATCGGCGAGAAGCTCAACCACCTCGCCCAACTCGACCGTTTAAGCCCTCGGCAGCGGAGAAAATAG